TTCGAAGAGGTACTCATACCCTTCCATTCCTTCTTAATATTACATACATCACTCACATGCAGGATAGAATCATTTAATGATAACATATATAATTGGACTTGTCTGACGCCGAGGCCTACGTTCTTATTACAATAATTCAAAACAAATTGTTTGTTCCCAAACTTGCTCTCACATGTTATCATCTAGGCAGGAGACAGAAATCAAATTCCTACTTAAGGTAGGGACATAAAGAACATTATTTAAATGAAGACGGAAGCCAGTGTGGAGTTCTAAGGTGATTGACCCTATGGCTTCAACATGAACTTCGACTCCATTTGCCACCTTAAGTCTTCTTGCCCCCTTGCCATGGTTTGGATTATATTTGAGTCTTGCATAGAAttagcaacatgagaagttgcacctGAATCAATCCACCTTCAGGTAGTAGAGTAATCAACATATAGCATTTCATCAGCGAAAGTAATTTCATCAGTACCTTTCTTCATCAACCATTTGAGGAATTCTGGACAGTCTTTCTGATAATGGCCCTCATTCTTGCAGAAGTTGCACTTGTTGTCTTTAGGCTTATCGTCCACCTTCTCCTTTGCTTTATatgattttgatgatttttttcttaAAGAACTTCTTTTATGGTTGTTGCTTAGAAGAGCTTGCTCCATCGTGTTTTCTCTTGGAGGAGCCAACCAAAAAGGCTTGGACCTTTCCTTGCCTCTTAATCCTCTCTTCTTCCTCGACAATTCTTGGAGATATCTCCGCGATTGTCCATTTCTCTTTAAGAGAGTTATAGTTAATCTTAAATTGATCAAACTCTTCAGGGAGGGAGTCCAAGATCATGATGACAAGGAGATTATCATTGAGCTCACATTGTAATGCCTTAACTTTGTTACAAGCATTCACCATCTTTAAAATGTGAGCCCTGACAGTACCATCATTATTATACTTCCCAAGGAGCTTGTGAAAAAGTTCTTGCGCATAAACCTTGTCGGAGCCTTTGAATTGCTCCTCCAGGGCTGCCATGAATTCCTTAGGAGTATCTTTCTTGGGTAGTGCCCCAATTATGTCAGGTGATATGGATGATCTCATCACAAGCATAGCAATGTGATTTAACTTTTCCCATATTTCCATCTTGGAATCATAAGTTTTCTTTAGTTCAGCATACCCCGTGACACCAGCAGCGGGAGCCACGGGTTTATCCTCCCGTAAAGCATAATCAAACTGATGGACGGCTAGGCATAATTCCATCGAATTCTTCCAACGAGGGAAGTTACTACCTGTCAACGGTTCGACAGTAAACACACCGTAAGCTGTAATGAACATGAAAGAGGTTATGAGTAATTGACATGAATATGAAATTTGACGTTGGCAAAATAAAATAGACATGCCATGTATTTAATTTCAACTCCATGTCAAAACACCGTTGAGCAGAAAAAACATGGAATTAAAATATCATAAGTGATGACTCATAATAATAAAACAACATTGGTCCCAATTAAAATCAGAGTCATTTCATTCACAATTTAGACATCAACATAAGAAAAATATCATTATTTTTTATGTCTAAAAAATTCATCATGCGAACACATAATACATCCTGAATAAAATATCTCGTTGGTTCAATTTTACCCAGAATAATAGCATGTTTTAATTTATTATTATCTCAGATATTTTCTAGCTAAAAACAGTGCAAAAACATAATGTGTATTAACTTAAAGTGCACTGGAAAAGACAGAAAACGGCCAAAAGATATGTGCCCGAAATACCCACAGCTACACGTAAAACAGTCCATCCCAGCAGCAAAACACGTAAAAAATCGCTGGACTGTAAATACCTGGTCTGCAGCCCACGATCAAAATTGGCCCATTGAGCGCCCGAAGGCCCGAGCCGGTGCTCCCCGTTGCTGTGAGCTGCCCGATCAAATCGGACGGTCAGCTTCGCACGTGGTCGGAACAAAACCGCCGCACAGAGCCAACCCTAATGTCGCTATGAACGCTTGGCTGCCACAAGCCAGTTATTCCTGTGGTAACTTTTCTGACACCTCTAGCTTCAAACTCCGAAGATCTAAAGGATCGATAGGCCACGCTTTCACGGTTCGTATTCGTACTGGAAATCAGAATCAAACGAGCTTTTACCCTTTTGTTCCACACGACATTTCTGTTCTCGTTGAGCTTAGGTCATTCTTCCCCTCCCCCCCGCATTTCTCGCTCCCAAGACCGGCGGCAGCTTTCAGCGGTGGTTCGAAGCGCACCGGCCttggcggcgcggcggctgcgcTCGCTGGAGGAGCGTGCAGCGGAGTCATTCCCACGTGCTTCTCTATCGAGCGTGGCTCTGGCGTTCGTGCGCATGGCACATCAGGAGGGCAAGATGGGGCGTCGGCCACCGCGTCATGaagaggtcgacggcggcgtgcGTGGCGACGGCCCATACACGCGCACGTCCGTAAGAGCGGCAGCATGGCGCAGGAGCATTCCGCGCGTCGGCCAGGGCACGACGGCGTCTCCGCCCTCGCACAACCGTGGGCGCTGTGCAGGCCCCGAAGGGAAAAGGCGGCTACGGCGCATTTGGTGAGCATTTCTTCTCATTCTCCCCAAAATCGTATTCATCAGTGCTTAATTGGTGAAAAAACATGCCTAATTGAAAAAATTAGGGCTCTACCAAAATTGGGGATTTGTCTTCTAGGGTTCTTCAACATGGGGGGTTGCTACTGTATGTGTACTATGTATCCATCTGCCTTCTAATTTGCTAATCCAAACGGAATCAAAATACTTAAAAGATGATCAATTTTAATTAATAGAAACTTAATCATGAGCATCAATTCCTCAGCGGCTTAATTATGACTGATTGAGCATAATGGCAGTAGAGATCCGTGGCAAATTAGAATACAACATGATGATTTACAAAGGACATTCGAAAAAAAATAGCAGCATACATATTGGGATAACCAGGGGCACAGATCCCATCTTAAAACATAAAACCCTAATCATGAGATTGATCTACTGATCAAAGTAGGGTTCTAGTACAATCATGTAGGCCACTGATAACATTGTTGGATTAATTATGCATCTATGGGATGCCATTAGTAGGAATTGATTGCAACTAGAACACCCAATTGACATGAACAGAGAAGGGTTTAGGGATCCTTTACATGTCACGGGagtggacatgatcgcctgctcGATGCAGGCGTGATGCAGGGGTGATGTAGTCAAAGCAGAGGTTCTCCTTGACGTCTTGTTTCCTTCAGAACACTACCGGCACTGGCCGGGGATAGCAGCGGCGGCTGGCTTAGGTCTTCCCATCACTGTAGTGATCCCCCTGATCGAGTGGGGTGAGAATATCAGGAGGAGAGTAAACCTTACGTGAATTGTGATCTCACAGGTGGTCAGCTCTCTCCCGTATCCTTTTAATATGGCGCTGGCAACAGGGGACCCAAAACCTGAGTTGGTTTTTGGGCGCCCCTGATCAGGGCGCGTTTGTTCTGATCGAGACTCACGTACGTTGGTACGTGGACCCCTTCACTTATCGTTATCCCCTTTTTTTTGTTAGACTAATAGATCTACTGGCTTGTTTAAGCCGTCAGATCGAAACCAACCCGGAGATTTTGACTGGTGTCTACTACACCGGGAGGAAACGCGAAATGCAGCTGACCAACCGTTGTTCCGCATTGGCTCGGCAGTGCTCCTCTCAACGTCGAGTACACAAGCTCGTTTTGAGATGGCGCACGTAGTTCGGAATTGCACCAGCTCCCAAGACGGTGCATACAGATGTGTATCTTATGAGGAAGATGACCAGCGAATTCTTGGTCTCAATTTATCCCACGATCTTGTGGATGTCGCTGGAAAGGCTCTCGGGCTAACATCACCATGGTTGGACCGCTTGTTCTTCCATTCTCAGTCAAGATTGATTTTCTGCTCTCGTTCATCTCACGGAAGGTGCTAAATGGAACCACCAAGCCATACGTGCCTGAGTTCCGCAAAGCTTTCGAGTATTTGTGCATCCATGCAGGTGGACGGGTTGTAATCGATGTTGTGCAGCGTAGCCTCTGCCTGCTTGATGAGCATGTTGAGCCATCAAGGATGACACTTCACAAGTTTGGCAACACATCGAGTAGCTCAGTATGGTATGAGCTGGCATGTTGAGCCATCAAGGATGACACTTCACAAGTTTGTGCATCTATGGCATACAGTATGGTATGAGTTTGGATGATTGGATTTGGCTCCGGATACAAGTGTAACAGTGCAGTGTTGAAGTGCATCCAGCCAGCAAAAAGTGCTGATAATGCATGGCAATATTGCATTTATCGCTACCCAATAAGTGTTCCTAAGGAGGTGTAGAAAATGCTATTATTTTGGTCATCTAAGGACTATATTTACTCCTGTGGACTTTGTGTTATCTCGTTGGCATACCGCATGGTATATGCAGCGAATAATTTTAGGTTGGGATTTGTCGGTTGGTGACGTGTCAAATGGGAAAAATGATTTACTCTGTTTTCTTTTTAATGTTTGGCAGCGCGTCATATCAAACTCAGCTGCTCTTTTGCTGAGTAATGTACACTTGCCTGGTCATGGTAACTTGTGGGTTTTGATGATGCTTTATTGGAGATGATTGCATTATTGCTGACGTGCTTTGCCTGGTCCTACTTGCGTTGTTGCATTCCAGTTGTCTGCGAGCCAACGTTAGATGGTTGATGCTAATAACCGGAGCAAAACACAATCACCAGCCAGCAACCGAACACCTAAAATTTCATTTACCAACTCGTAAGATGCTCATCTATGCAACCATACTTCTACTACTGAATTTCTGATCCACTCATCTATGGGATACATTGCCCATACAGTTGGGTCTGCTATCCACGTTCTCTCTTGGTTATACCGTGCAATGGGCAATGCCTCCAGCTCTTGATAAGTAGAGAAGGGCCAAAGATGGCTAGGGTTGAAAATTTCCAGAGCTAGTCGTTTTCAAAAAATTCCGGAGCCAGTTGTTTTCATGCAGGGATTATCCCTCGTTGGCATGATGTGGAAAAAATATATCGCACAAGTGAAGTTTGTCACATTTTGCAAGTTGTTGTATTAAACTGAATCCACATGACAACTTTATGTACTGTCAGTGTAGTTACCTGAAATGATAGATTGGTATAGCCAAttttacgtactccctccgtccagaaatacttgtcatagaaattgatacaaatggatgtatctaaaactaaaatacatctagatacatccattcctcggacatgtatttccggatggagggagtacatgataaaTCATTTTTTTGCATACATGATCTCTTGTGTTCTGTAAGGTTCACAATTGGTCAGGCATTTGTCCTTAAATTCTCATACTATATCATACTACTCTATGTCATAATATGGTGCATCTTAGTTTTCCCTTGCGTCAAACTTCATAATTTATGGCCAAATCCTTAGATTTTTTAACTATAATGTCAAATCATTACCCTTAAAGTCATTCTAAAGTATTTAAATGCACTATATTTTGACATGGAGGCGCTTGTATATTTACGAATTTTCATATTTTTGGAAAACTCACAAGAAGTATTGGACACGCAATAGTGTTGCCCTATTATTTGATTATCTAGTAATAGACCAAATGACTCATATGTATTTAACCATTCTTGGAGACGTCCACCGGGTAATGATGGATGCAGCTAACCCAGGGTCCATCCATACCTGAAGATGGTTGTATACACACCCACCCAACAGTGTTGCACTCGTACCCTGCACCAAATCCGATCATCCACACCCTGTTTCCCTTTTTCATCCAGCCTTTGGCCTCGATGTATGATAACTCATACCACACCGATGAGGTCGACTGGTTTCCAAAACGATGCAGAGTCATCTTTGATGGCTCAACATGCTTGTCTGATAGATTAAGACCATGTTGTACTGAGGTGATAACTGCTGGTCCACCAACATGGATGCAGAAATGCTCAAATGCAACGGAAAAGTTAGGGATGTATGGCCTGATCGTCCTCCAACGGAGCACTTTTTTCGCCACATAGAAGAACAAAATCTTGAGAAGCTCTGATGCCGGTAGGACAAGAGGCCCGGTTGTCATTATATTGGCCTTGAGTGCATCCTTAGCGACATCCATAAGATCTTTAGAGAGAGCAATCCCTAGGTTGCCCTTCTCATCTTCCTCTTGATAAACACACTGGTAAGCAACGTTGTTTGCCGCTGTGATCGTCCGCGTGAAATGCCCAAGCCGAAACCGAGCCATGGATCTGGAAGTCGACAACAACTTTGCAGCACCGCCTATGCGGAACAAGATGTTAACCAACTGCATGGAGCGCTTATTTCCTCCATAGTAAGATGGCCCAATGGTCTCCGTCGACACCACCAACACATGCGACCCCCAAGGCATGACCTGCAACATGTTGCTTGCGAGCCCCACTGAGGTCACCGCTGCAGAGCACGCCATCCCAGAGAGGTTGATGACACGAAGATCACCTCGCAACTTGTATCTGTTCACAATCATGTCAGCCATGGATGGTACCGGGCTAAATGCACCGCAGTTCGTGATAAGAGCACCAATCGCACCGCAGTTGATGTGTGTCTTAGCCATAAGGTCATCGATGACAGAGAAGACGACCAACTCTACTTCGGCGCGTGCTTCATCAAGCCCACAATACGGATGTATATAATGATGCACAGGTGGGGCACATGTATGATCGCTCATGcccgagcgctcaagaatagtagCAATGAAGTTAACTGTAGAATCATCGAACAAAGGTGAGAGACGTGCATGCTCGAGGAATGTTGCCTTTGTTAATCTTAAGTTGGAGCTTGGCCGAAAGCAAGCATAGTCAACAAGGTATACAGCTCTACGATGGAGTGAAAGGTAGACGGTAGCCATGATGATCAGTAGAACAACGACAAAGAGTATATGGATAGGACAAATAACACTAGGTTGGGGCACAATGCCGAGCGCAGCGGTAAGCCATGGTGCAACTTTTTTTAGGGCGCTAGCTCCGAGTGTGGTTGTGGTAACAATTGGAAGGACGAGGTTGTAGGCAGTGCGATTGTACAACAAGTTGAGGCGCTTGAGATGAGACCGCAAACTCATGTTGTTGCTGGTAGCGTAGTTTACCTTCGTGAGACCAGGATGCAACCGTAAGGGGGTGAGATATTTATACAAGGCACATGATGTACTCTGTAGTGTTGTACTAGTGCTTCTAAATATTTTCGAAAAGTCTTCAACTGTCCAAGCGTCAACTGCGCCTTGTCCTTCGACCTAATCTCAAAGAACGTTTCTCTGCACACCGAATCTTCCATAACAACATTCATACCATCCGAGGAATATGCAACGTCATAGGCTAACGGGGCATCCGGATAAAAGAATTCTGCAATAGTAGATGTGCGACGATAGTTGTACTACGTATGAGACCTTGCATGCCGACTTCTCAACTACTCCACAGAATATTATTCATGTTGCCCAATAGCGTAGCCCATGTTTTTCATATCACGCTGTAGGAGCACTCTCATCCAGATTATTAAGGGGACATTAGAACAGTAAAGATTGAAGATGGACAAGAGGTTTTGAACGTAATAACAACTAAGACTACCCacggtgggagtaacataagtggtAACATCATATTtatctaggcaaaatagatgatgtggcatttAATTAATAAAGAaaaagaggcatgtggtaacataggtAGTTACTGTAACATtacacatatcaagaaaagatgagtctacaacataataaataaagtgatgcatgacacaacacatatgttACTATTCACTGTGGAGgtggtaacatagactagtaacatattcaTGTTACAAGTTATTTCCCGCTGTGAGTCTGTGAATAGTCTAACTGTTTTCTCGCGTTCGCTCATGGTGACTTTTCGGGTCGGAATTCAAGTGCAACAGCTGCTTGTGGCATGTGAAGCGCGATTCCAGAAAATCACGTCAATAGCACTAATTGCCTTCTTACTGCTTCCTTCGTGTTTCGAAATCTGCATAGGGAAAATGGTGGATCTGGCAAACCGTGTGCACATCGGATGCATGCTATGGGTCAGTTTTCAAGATAGGAAGTACACAAAGGTCTAGTAACAGTAAGTCATACCAATTCATTTTGCTTCTACTGGCTACCAATTCATATCAACTGGAGATTGTTGAGATTTGTTGAGATTTGATCCAACGTGACAATTTATTTTGCGCCATCCAAGCACAATGCAGGCGCCTTATTCCAACATTACAATTTCTTGTTTCCATCAAACATTTTTTTACCATTGTTATAGACTctttaaaacaaaataaaatggaaaTTCTTCCAAGGAATCTGGTATCTGCATCCGAATAAATAGGAGTTTGCATCCCAAGAAATGAGCATTTGCTTCCATGGAATTTGGAATCCGAATCCATAGAAATCAGAATGTGCTTTTGTAGATGCCTTGCTTCCATTGATATATAGTTTGCTTCCAAATCATTATGATACTATTTCCACAGACTAGAGGATTGCATCCATAAAAATATAGATTTGTCTCcattgaaaagaaaaaaaaatcaaataacaaGGCGAATGTTTTTACGGTAATGAATATATGTCTCGGCTAAATGAGTAATGCTACATCTATAAAGGTTTACTTAAAAAATTTATGTCTAAACTGATGTGAAGGATTGTGATTGGAAATAGGGGGATGAGGACGCCCACCCCGCGTAAAATCACGGGGGAGAGAGAGTATGAGTTAGGAAGTTTGGGCCCACCCCACTTAAAATCAGGAGGAGAGAGAGTATTAATTTGGAAGGTTAAATAGAACTTTGTATTTCTTTGTAGGTCTAGCACAGTGACACAAATTACAAGATTGTTTTATAAGAGACACTTGAAATGTGCATAGAAAAAAAAACATACCAGCTTGTGCTAGAAGGATGAAGCTATGTTGCACGATGACACAGGAAGGCGTTAGCCAGCACTCTCTTTCCTCCCCCACAGGAAAATCCCAGGCTTTCCCAGGATGACACATGTTCTCGTTCTTGTTAGGTTAAGCGACTTGGTTGGAGTTGTGTGGCTGCGGCTATATCCCTCAGTAGGAATTATGTCTCCCGTGTTCtatcctcgtcctgatggtgggtcTACGttcgtcggagggcgtgtggaggtgtgcctCCGTCCAATCTTGCGGGGTTCGGTCTATGCTGCTCTTTGGTGGATCTTTTTGGACCCGGTCTTCATTTGTCTTAGTTTGGGTGTTTATAGGTTTAATCCTTTCAATCTACACCTTTTTTCATCGGCGATGGTTGCtgctctggtgcgctggtcctatggagcCATAGAACGACGACTTTCTAATTTTGTACTACAACAGGTTTGTCTGGCTCCGGTGAAGAAGGGACGGTGACGGCGGCATGCCTCGACTTGTTTCAATGCTTGTAGTCGTCATTACTAGGTGATCCATGAAAATGATTGTAATTTTTTGATGTTCTTTGTACTGCGATAATTTAGAACGAATAGATTGAAAGCTTCTTGGAAAAAAGATGACACAAGAAGGACACACGCAAAAGTATGAAAGCTCCAGATCATagcgccaagtaccaccagcccaATAAGCTGTTAACGTACGTACGGTAGGTGCCGTGGAGAGTCCGTAAGAATACGTATTGTATTGTCACGCTCACAAAAGTACCAGTGCCATAGCTCAAGATTGACGAGCCAACCGCTTTCGAAAACAACGTTACTGAATGTTAGATGTAAaatatcatgcatatatatatcactgTCAATCGCTCGAGATTGCGTAGCCAATTGCTCCACTGGCTCCCTGAAAACTGTTTAGGCATTGAAAGCAATGCTCAACTATTGGCAAACAACCTGCTCAAAAACTCTATCCATCTCTGCCACATCTACCGTCTCCTCCAGTACTTTCTTAGACTGTTCATAGTGGGAGTAATATAGATGATAACATCACACATCTCCAGACAAAACAAAtaatgtggcaagtaattaatgaggaaTGAGGTGCATGTGGTAACATAATATCACACAtctcaagacaagatgagtctacaacctaataaatgaagtgttgcatgacaccacatactccctttgtttctttttagtctgcatataaggtttggtcaaagtcaagctttgcagAATTTGACGAACttcatattaaaaaatataaacattcacaatataaaatcagtattatcagatgcaccatgaaacgtattttctactatatagttttagtattgtagatgtttatatttttttatataaatttggtcaaactttgtatagtttgactttgaccaaatcttatatgcggagtagaaagaaacggaggaagtatatgttactctccactatagagatagtaacatagactagtaacatatgcatgttactagtgtaAGTTACaacccattgtgactagtcttaggCTTCAATGTGCAAGCAGTACAAGAAAGCCAACTTTCTTTTAAATTTTCAGGGAACTTTCTTTTAAATTAATGGCATAAGGTCATATCAATCCGCAAGAAAACTAGGCAAAAATATATGGGCTCTTGCTTCAAGCAATTTTGCAAGCAATAACTCAACACACACTGGTAGGAAAAGGGCATgttgtcccggtttgtaagggcctttagtcccggttcctgaaccgggactaaagggtcggtactaatgccctgaaataattatttagtaaaataattatttaataacactaatattcttgaataattatttaataaaACATAGTTTGAAAAAATAGTTTGAccataaagggtcggtactaaagggcctttaataattatttagtaacactaatacttcttgaataagtagtttgaccatagtttgaccagatttaatgaaaatttaaaaaaactgaaatttgagcataaccttttttccttttggaatttgaggattctacaaatttgcaaacaggccgttttcgagtagatgatttttcatataaaaaactttttaatccgagttcgtatgcaaaagttatgcccattttacaaattccagagagattttgtaaataaagtcgaaattcatatttataaattttcccaacaactagaccacatatcacatgggaaacttattttattttatttttttgacatttccaccattttcttttgttttttctaaaacNNNNNNNNNNNNNNNNNNNNNNNNNNNNNNNNNNNNNNNNNNNNNNNNNNNNNNNNNNNNNNNNNNNNNNNNNNNNNNNNNNNNNNNNNNNNNNNNNNNNNNNNNNNNNNNNNNNNNNNNNNNNNNNNNNNNNNNNNNNNNNNNNNNNNNNNNNNNNNNNNNNNNNNNNNNNNatgggacctttagtaccggttcgtgccatgaaccggtactaatgcctcaaagcccattactcccggtggtggcaccaaccggtactaaaggtctaaagggcccaggtgaaccgggactaatgccttagccgcacgaaccgggataaatgcacccattggtcccagttctagactgaaccgggactaatgggcttacccggcctggaccaaaacccccttttctactagtgacacttCAACTCGTCGGTTGGAGATTTTTAGTCTGAAGGCCAAATATGAAAAGAAATAAACTCTTACAAGAACAACCTTGTCCCGCTTGTCAGTTGCACCTGATGCGGTAGATTTGCAAGGAGATATGTACGAACAAGTGATAGATCCGCTTATATAATCTTTGGATTAATGAAAATACCGCTTCGCTCTCAACTGTTCACATCTGGAACCGCTCTAGAGAGGCGATACAGGAGGCGACGCTCCTGCTTTCCTCAACATCGCTGGCGACGCTGAGTCCTCATCCGTCTCCGTCTGCCGCTCCAGCGGTGGGAGCGGGCAGGGACCTTGGCTGTTTCTGTCCGGTAGGGATA
This portion of the Triticum dicoccoides isolate Atlit2015 ecotype Zavitan chromosome 7A, WEW_v2.0, whole genome shotgun sequence genome encodes:
- the LOC119332788 gene encoding 3-ketoacyl-CoA synthase 6-like, which codes for MSLRSHLKRLNLLYNRTAYNLVLPIVTTTTLGASALKKVAPWLTAALGIVPQPSVICPIHILFVVVLLIIMATVYLSLHRRAVYLVDYACFRPSSNLRLTKATFLEHARLSPLFDDSTVNFIATILERSGMSDHTCAPPVHHYIHPYCGLDEARAEVELVVFSVIDDLMAKTHINCGAIGALITNCGAFSPVPSMADMIVNRYKLRGDLRVINLSGMACSAAVTSVGLASNMLQVMPWGSHVLVVSTETIGPSYYGGNKRSMQLVNILFRIGGAAKLLSTSRSMARFRLGHFTRTITAANNVAYQCVYQEEDEKGNLGIALSKDLMDVAKDALKANIMTTGPLVLPASELLKILFFYVAKKVLRWRTIRPYIPNFSVAFEHFCIHVGGPAVITSVQHGLNLSDKHVEPSKMTLHRFGNQSTSSVWYELSYIEAKGWMKKGNRVWMIGFGAGYECNTVGWVCIQPSSGMDGPWVSCIHHYPVDVSKNG